In one window of Nocardia brasiliensis DNA:
- a CDS encoding AfsR/SARP family transcriptional regulator: MHFVVLGEVKGWRGEAPLHLGPPQRRAVLAALLLRAGNAVTAAELVEGIWGERPVPRAIAALRTHVAQLRRALEPDRTPRAPATVLVSVGDGYALRIAPQATDVAEVERLVSAAGQLRDRDPVAARAKLVTALGKWQGNALSGLPGPFAERQRFRLEQWRLAILEDRLALDIETGRSSAAVAELGPLIEEHPLRERFRALLMTALYHCGRQSDALHAYAQARRALVDGVGVEPGPELSVVHERILRGAMPPIAVNAEPDAATETGGAAEPSTRPSVAIARGLDPVPAQLPPDIADFTGRARLVAELAGQLTGAGSAVAISAVGGMGGVGKTTLALHVAHRVRDRFPDGQLYANLRGVDPVPTPPGAALGGFLRALGVAEGDIPSTVDERAAALRTRLSGKRILMVLDNARDYSQVAPLLAGSAVLITSRSALTELPAVTRTRLDVLDEAEATTLLVHILGAERVAAEADAAREVVAQCGFLPLAVRIVGARLAVRPHWTIASFAARLADEKNRLDVLKTGELAVEAAFHLGYRQLTDRQAKAFRTLALAQVPDLSVDCIAAILGLTEPEAEQVCESLVDLSLLETTAPGRYRFHDLLRLFACGQADEDESAVLVRVLDYHLASARNLLSAIDYSNTARLLVPTTAAGRTFHGGSDGQAWNDIERPVVIALHQQAARVGGHALEVAADLAWVMAELMDAGTQARELSRALESLLDTAIAEDNHGAERRIRTALGALLQVGLGEVEASLAHLRAVSGPTTNDVDRRLSVLASVLLGVAARRLGDAGASHRHFEHATELTRALGDRSMEAWCLALVTRTYCEAGQYEEAVRMAGRAIALARDSSNPVALGWATHELAATLSMRGDHARAIELGTDAVHAAQRNGVRLWEGWARTRLAQIQLRAGNVAEAQANAADALHLLTKAADPIDRARAMALHAAALAAQGRRARAEREFREASEIFRRAGLSAPTIDRLFGTGGPESGATGE, from the coding sequence GTGCATTTTGTCGTGTTGGGCGAGGTCAAGGGGTGGCGCGGGGAGGCGCCGCTGCACCTGGGGCCGCCACAGCGTAGGGCTGTGCTCGCGGCCCTGCTGCTGCGTGCCGGAAACGCGGTGACCGCGGCCGAGCTGGTGGAGGGGATCTGGGGCGAGCGGCCGGTGCCGCGCGCGATCGCGGCGCTGCGGACCCACGTCGCGCAACTGCGCCGCGCGCTCGAACCCGATCGCACCCCGCGCGCACCCGCGACCGTGCTGGTCTCGGTCGGCGACGGCTATGCGCTGCGCATCGCGCCCCAGGCCACCGATGTGGCGGAGGTGGAGCGGCTGGTCTCGGCGGCGGGACAGCTGCGCGACCGTGACCCGGTGGCGGCGCGCGCGAAACTGGTTACCGCCCTTGGCAAATGGCAGGGCAACGCGCTGAGCGGTCTGCCTGGTCCGTTCGCGGAACGGCAGCGCTTTCGGCTCGAGCAGTGGCGCCTTGCCATCCTGGAGGACCGGCTCGCCCTCGATATCGAGACCGGCCGCAGCTCGGCGGCCGTCGCCGAACTGGGCCCGCTGATCGAGGAACATCCACTGCGCGAACGGTTCCGGGCGCTACTGATGACCGCGCTGTATCACTGCGGGCGGCAGTCCGACGCGCTGCACGCGTACGCGCAGGCCCGCCGCGCCCTGGTGGACGGGGTCGGCGTCGAGCCGGGGCCGGAATTGTCCGTGGTGCACGAGCGGATCCTGCGCGGGGCGATGCCGCCGATCGCGGTGAACGCCGAGCCGGATGCGGCCACCGAGACCGGTGGCGCGGCCGAGCCGAGCACACGACCGAGCGTCGCCATCGCACGCGGGCTCGACCCGGTGCCCGCGCAATTGCCGCCCGACATCGCCGATTTCACCGGGCGTGCGCGACTCGTCGCCGAGCTGGCCGGGCAGTTGACCGGCGCGGGCAGTGCCGTGGCGATCTCGGCGGTCGGCGGCATGGGTGGTGTCGGCAAGACGACACTCGCACTGCACGTGGCACATCGGGTGCGTGATCGCTTTCCGGATGGGCAGCTGTATGCCAACCTGCGCGGCGTCGATCCGGTGCCGACGCCCCCTGGCGCGGCGCTCGGCGGATTCCTGCGGGCCCTCGGCGTCGCCGAGGGCGATATCCCCTCGACCGTCGACGAGCGTGCCGCCGCGCTGCGGACCAGGCTGTCCGGCAAGCGAATTCTGATGGTGCTCGACAATGCCAGGGACTACAGCCAGGTGGCGCCGCTGCTCGCCGGGTCCGCGGTGCTGATCACCAGCCGGTCCGCGCTCACCGAACTGCCCGCGGTGACCCGCACCCGGCTAGACGTGCTGGACGAGGCGGAGGCGACGACGCTGCTCGTACACATCCTCGGCGCCGAACGGGTGGCGGCGGAGGCCGATGCGGCCAGGGAAGTGGTCGCGCAGTGCGGATTCCTGCCGCTGGCGGTACGCATTGTCGGGGCACGGCTCGCGGTCCGGCCGCACTGGACCATCGCGTCGTTCGCGGCGCGCCTGGCCGACGAGAAGAACCGGCTCGATGTGCTCAAGACCGGTGAGCTGGCGGTGGAGGCGGCCTTCCACCTCGGCTACCGACAGCTCACCGACCGCCAGGCCAAGGCTTTTCGCACGTTGGCGCTCGCCCAGGTGCCCGATCTGTCGGTCGACTGCATCGCGGCGATCCTCGGCCTCACCGAGCCCGAGGCCGAGCAGGTGTGCGAATCACTGGTCGACCTGAGCCTTTTGGAGACCACGGCACCCGGCCGTTACCGATTCCACGATCTCCTGCGGCTTTTCGCGTGCGGGCAGGCCGACGAGGACGAATCGGCCGTGCTCGTCCGGGTGCTCGACTACCACCTGGCGAGCGCGCGAAATCTGCTCAGCGCCATCGACTACAGCAACACCGCTCGACTGCTCGTCCCGACCACCGCCGCGGGCCGCACGTTCCATGGCGGTTCGGACGGCCAGGCGTGGAACGACATCGAGCGGCCGGTGGTGATCGCGCTGCACCAGCAGGCGGCGCGGGTCGGCGGTCACGCGCTCGAGGTGGCGGCCGACCTCGCCTGGGTGATGGCCGAGTTGATGGACGCGGGCACCCAGGCCAGGGAGCTGTCCCGCGCACTGGAGTCGTTGCTGGACACCGCCATTGCCGAGGACAACCACGGCGCCGAACGCCGGATCAGGACCGCGCTCGGCGCGCTGCTGCAGGTCGGGCTCGGTGAGGTCGAGGCGAGTCTGGCGCACCTGCGGGCGGTTTCGGGTCCGACGACCAACGACGTGGACCGCAGACTCTCGGTGCTCGCGTCGGTGCTGCTCGGCGTCGCCGCGCGCAGGCTCGGCGACGCCGGCGCCTCGCACCGGCATTTCGAGCACGCGACCGAGCTCACCCGCGCGCTCGGCGATCGGTCGATGGAGGCATGGTGTCTGGCCTTGGTCACCAGGACCTATTGCGAGGCAGGGCAATACGAGGAGGCGGTGCGGATGGCGGGTCGCGCCATCGCGCTGGCCAGGGACTCGTCGAATCCGGTGGCGCTCGGCTGGGCCACCCACGAGCTGGCCGCGACACTGTCGATGCGCGGCGATCATGCTCGCGCGATCGAACTCGGCACCGACGCGGTGCACGCGGCACAGCGCAATGGGGTTCGGCTGTGGGAGGGCTGGGCGCGAACCAGATTGGCCCAGATCCAGCTGCGGGCAGGCAATGTGGCCGAGGCCCAGGCGAACGCCGCGGACGCACTGCACCTGCTGACCAAGGCCGCCGATCCGATCGATCGTGCCCGCGCGATGGCCTTGCACGCCGCCGCGCTCGCGGCGCAGGGTAGGCGGGCGCGCGCCGAACGGGAGTTCCGCGAGGCGTCGGAGATCTTCCGGCGGGCGGGCCTTTCGGCGCCGACCATCGACCGGCTGTTCGGCACCGGCGGACCGGAGTCCGGAGCCACCGGCGAATAA
- a CDS encoding AraC family transcriptional regulator yields MSVIRSAGLRGFRATVAELGGDAEELAVACGLPIAALDADDLLIPDHALASVLELAARRLDCPDLGLRISLRQDLDMLGPLALAIRNSPSLTDVLECSARYLFLHARALTLTGESDPYGDRGVIALRYGVQPGLAIAAQATDLGLAFVHRTIQRLVEGGYGLRSVELPYRPAAPIARYEEFFGAPVRIKRPYAALRVPRDLPGRPLSGGDERLHRLAMAFLAEQAGGIGASAVPQVHATVRQLLGTLAPEIGSVAKLLNMHPRTLQRRLAAEDTSFAAILDEVRRAEARRYLTTTDMPMSQVASLIGLSEQATFTRCCRRWWGMTPTAVRRENAGGTRGG; encoded by the coding sequence ATGTCGGTCATTCGCTCCGCCGGTCTGCGCGGATTCCGGGCGACCGTCGCGGAGCTGGGCGGTGACGCCGAAGAGCTGGCCGTCGCCTGCGGGCTGCCGATCGCCGCGCTCGACGCCGACGACCTGCTCATCCCCGATCACGCACTGGCCTCGGTGCTGGAGTTGGCGGCACGCCGGCTGGACTGCCCCGACCTCGGCCTGCGGATCTCCCTGCGCCAGGATCTCGACATGCTGGGGCCGCTCGCCCTGGCCATCCGGAACTCCCCTTCGCTGACCGACGTGCTCGAATGCTCGGCACGCTATCTGTTCCTGCATGCCCGCGCACTCACCCTGACCGGCGAGTCGGACCCGTACGGCGATCGCGGTGTGATCGCGCTGCGCTACGGCGTGCAGCCCGGGTTGGCGATCGCCGCGCAGGCCACCGACCTTGGACTCGCGTTCGTACACCGCACCATTCAGCGCCTGGTCGAGGGCGGCTACGGCCTGCGCTCGGTCGAACTGCCCTATCGGCCCGCGGCGCCGATCGCGCGCTACGAGGAGTTCTTCGGCGCACCGGTGCGGATCAAGCGGCCCTACGCCGCCCTGCGCGTCCCACGCGATCTGCCGGGCCGCCCGCTGAGCGGCGGTGACGAGAGGCTGCACCGGTTGGCGATGGCGTTCCTGGCCGAGCAGGCGGGCGGGATCGGCGCGTCCGCGGTGCCGCAGGTGCATGCCACGGTGCGCCAGCTGCTCGGCACCCTAGCGCCCGAAATAGGTTCCGTCGCGAAGCTTCTCAACATGCATCCGCGCACGCTGCAGCGCAGGCTCGCGGCCGAGGACACCTCGTTCGCCGCGATCCTGGACGAGGTGCGCCGCGCCGAGGCCCGCCGCTACCTCACCACCACCGACATGCCGATGAGCCAGGTCGCCTCACTGATCGGCCTCTCGGAACAGGCCACCTTCACCCGCTGCTGCCGCCGCTGGTGGGGCATGACCCCCACCGCGGTGCGCCGGGAGAACGCGGGCGGGACACGCGGCGGGTGA
- a CDS encoding flavin-containing monooxygenase has translation MSERRERDAALEHLDVVIVGAGLSGIGAAYRLQTECPGKTYAVLEARAALGGTWDLFRYPGIRSDSDMFTLGYPFKPWRDAKSIADGPSILHYINETAAENGIDRHIRYGTKVIAADWSSETTRWTLTLEQRDGAGAVARRELTCGFLYSCAGYYNYDQGYTPEFPGRSSFSGQVVHPQFWPEELDYSGKRVVVIGSGATAVTLVPSMADAAERVTMLQRSPTWISAVPRRDKRADKIRELLPPQLAHRVIRTKNILFSIGFYQYCRRRPESARNLLTRLNLRILGDKQMVAEHFTPSYNPWDQRLCAAPSADFFRAIKKGKAEVVTDHIDAFVPEGIRLKSGRVLPADIVVTATGLQLQAFGGIEPRVDGETVALAEQFVWQGTMVSGVPNFAVCLGYTNASWTLRADLSSRLVCKIINHMDRRDRAAVVPKPDGALVEQPLLELTSGYIQRAIGTFPRQGDRRPWKVRQNYLLDSVFTLHTDLDKTLAATPRSAVRSSDLLATH, from the coding sequence GTGAGCGAACGAAGAGAGCGCGACGCGGCCCTGGAACATCTCGATGTGGTGATCGTCGGGGCCGGCCTGTCCGGCATCGGCGCCGCGTATCGGTTGCAGACCGAGTGCCCCGGCAAGACCTACGCCGTGCTCGAGGCGCGGGCAGCCCTGGGCGGCACCTGGGATCTGTTCCGCTACCCCGGTATCCGTTCGGACTCCGACATGTTCACCCTCGGCTACCCGTTCAAGCCGTGGCGCGACGCCAAATCGATCGCCGACGGGCCCTCGATCCTGCACTACATCAACGAGACCGCGGCCGAGAACGGCATCGATCGCCACATCCGGTACGGGACCAAGGTGATCGCCGCCGACTGGTCGAGCGAAACCACCCGCTGGACACTGACTCTCGAACAGCGCGACGGCGCGGGCGCGGTCGCGCGGCGCGAATTGACCTGCGGCTTCCTGTACTCCTGTGCGGGCTACTACAACTACGACCAGGGCTATACGCCCGAGTTCCCCGGGCGCTCTTCGTTTTCCGGCCAGGTGGTGCACCCGCAGTTCTGGCCCGAGGAGCTCGACTACAGCGGTAAGCGCGTCGTCGTGATCGGCAGTGGCGCGACCGCGGTCACCCTGGTGCCCTCGATGGCCGATGCCGCCGAGCGGGTGACCATGTTGCAGCGCAGCCCGACCTGGATCAGTGCGGTGCCGCGTCGCGACAAGCGCGCCGACAAGATCCGCGAACTGCTGCCGCCGCAGCTGGCGCACCGGGTGATCCGGACCAAGAACATCCTGTTCAGTATCGGCTTCTACCAGTACTGCCGCCGTCGGCCGGAGTCGGCCCGCAACCTGCTCACCCGGTTGAACCTGCGCATTCTCGGGGACAAGCAGATGGTGGCCGAACACTTCACCCCCAGCTACAACCCGTGGGACCAGCGCCTGTGCGCCGCGCCGAGCGCCGACTTCTTCCGCGCGATCAAGAAGGGCAAGGCCGAGGTCGTCACCGACCATATCGACGCCTTTGTGCCGGAAGGCATTCGACTGAAGTCCGGCCGGGTGTTACCGGCCGACATCGTGGTCACCGCGACCGGGTTGCAGCTGCAGGCCTTCGGCGGCATCGAGCCCCGGGTGGACGGCGAAACCGTCGCTCTGGCAGAGCAATTCGTCTGGCAGGGCACCATGGTGAGCGGTGTGCCCAATTTCGCCGTGTGCCTGGGCTACACCAACGCCTCCTGGACGCTGCGGGCCGACCTCAGCTCCCGCCTGGTGTGCAAGATCATCAACCACATGGACCGCCGCGACCGGGCCGCGGTAGTCCCGAAGCCGGACGGTGCACTCGTCGAGCAGCCGCTGCTGGAGCTGACCTCCGGCTACATCCAGCGCGCGATCGGAACCTTTCCGCGGCAGGGCGATCGCCGGCCGTGGAAGGTCCGGCAGAATTACCTGCTCGACTCCGTCTTCACCTTGCACACCGACCTGGACAAGACCCTCGCGGCCACTCCCAGGTCGGCGGTGCGGTCATCCGACCTGCTCGCCACGCACTGA
- a CDS encoding NAD(P)H-dependent oxidoreductase: MRIAVYLAHPRSDGFNGALFDAVVDELRQRGATVVAHDLYAEGFDPLLTAAETGTLTDAAAGDDLVRGQQAELAELDALVFVHPNWWGMPPAILTGWVQRVLTPAVAYKLDTAAGVPVGLLRARRALVLNTSDTTSVREREVFGDPLQQIWAACVLPYIGIDDVRRRVFRTVTDSTPEQRGAWLCEARELAAALLADD, from the coding sequence ATGCGTATTGCGGTGTATCTGGCACATCCCCGGTCCGACGGTTTCAACGGCGCGCTCTTCGACGCGGTGGTCGACGAATTGCGGCAGCGCGGAGCGACGGTCGTCGCACACGACCTGTACGCCGAGGGCTTCGACCCGCTGCTGACCGCCGCGGAGACCGGAACGCTCACCGATGCCGCGGCCGGCGATGATCTGGTGCGCGGGCAGCAGGCCGAACTCGCCGAACTCGATGCGCTCGTGTTCGTGCACCCGAACTGGTGGGGGATGCCGCCCGCGATCCTGACCGGCTGGGTGCAGCGTGTGCTCACCCCCGCGGTGGCTTACAAGCTCGACACCGCGGCGGGTGTGCCGGTCGGGCTGCTGCGGGCGCGGCGGGCGCTGGTCCTCAACACCTCCGACACCACCTCGGTGCGGGAGCGGGAGGTGTTCGGGGATCCGCTGCAGCAGATCTGGGCGGCCTGCGTGCTGCCCTACATCGGAATCGACGACGTGCGCCGCAGGGTCTTCCGGACGGTGACCGACTCGACGCCCGAGCAGCGTGGTGCCTGGCTGTGCGAGGCGCGGGAGCTGGCCGCGGCGCTGCTGGCCGACGACTGA
- a CDS encoding sugar ABC transporter substrate-binding protein yields the protein MRKGILGVAAVSVALLTSLTACGDDSTTSGGGAKIGVILPDSKTSARWETADRKYLQQAFDAAGVKADIQNAQGDKNAFQTIADQMITNGASVLLMTNLDSGTGKAVIQKAKAQGVTVIDYDRLTLGGGAQFYVSFDNVKVGSLLGSGVDKCLTDKKAVNPVVAYLNGGPTDNNATLLKQGYDSVLKPKFDAGQYVKGPDQAVPEWDNTQAGTIFEQMLTGTPNIGGVVAANDGLANAAIAVLKKQKLNGQVPVSGQDATVQGLQNVLKGDQCLTVYKAIKKEAEAAAELAIALTKGQQGHANGAVKDPESGAEVPSVLLEPKPIYAADVKDVVADGYVTKDELCTGEFAKLCAENGI from the coding sequence ATGCGTAAGGGCATTCTCGGCGTCGCGGCCGTCTCGGTCGCCTTGCTCACCTCGCTGACCGCTTGCGGTGACGACTCGACGACTTCAGGGGGTGGGGCCAAGATCGGGGTGATCCTGCCGGACAGCAAGACCTCCGCGCGGTGGGAGACGGCGGACCGCAAATACCTGCAGCAGGCCTTCGACGCGGCAGGCGTCAAGGCCGACATCCAGAACGCGCAGGGCGATAAGAACGCCTTCCAGACGATCGCCGACCAGATGATCACCAACGGCGCGTCGGTGCTGCTGATGACCAACCTGGACAGCGGCACCGGCAAGGCGGTGATCCAGAAGGCGAAGGCGCAGGGCGTCACCGTGATCGACTACGACCGGCTGACGCTGGGTGGCGGGGCTCAGTTCTACGTGTCCTTCGACAATGTGAAGGTCGGCAGCCTGCTCGGCTCGGGTGTGGACAAGTGCCTGACCGACAAGAAGGCGGTCAATCCCGTTGTCGCATACCTGAACGGCGGTCCCACCGACAACAACGCGACCTTGCTCAAGCAGGGCTATGACTCGGTGCTCAAGCCCAAGTTCGACGCGGGCCAGTATGTGAAGGGCCCGGATCAGGCGGTGCCGGAATGGGATAACACCCAGGCGGGCACCATCTTCGAGCAGATGCTCACCGGCACACCGAACATCGGCGGCGTGGTCGCGGCCAACGACGGACTGGCCAACGCCGCGATCGCGGTACTGAAGAAGCAGAAGCTGAACGGCCAGGTCCCGGTCAGCGGTCAGGACGCCACGGTGCAGGGCCTGCAGAACGTGCTGAAGGGCGACCAGTGCCTGACCGTCTACAAGGCGATCAAGAAGGAAGCCGAGGCGGCGGCTGAGCTGGCCATCGCGCTGACCAAGGGGCAGCAGGGGCATGCCAACGGCGCGGTGAAGGACCCGGAGTCCGGGGCCGAGGTGCCCTCGGTGCTGTTGGAGCCCAAGCCGATCTACGCGGCCGATGTCAAGGATGTCGTCGCCGACGGCTACGTCACCAAGGACGAGCTGTGCACCGGTGAGTTCGCGAAACTCTGCGCGGAAAACGGCATCTGA
- a CDS encoding ATP-binding cassette domain-containing protein yields MSEASHGDSVRDGRAPGGPATPVVELRGLQKSFGPVHVLHDVAFAAYAGEVTALVGDNGAGKSTLVKCIGGTHPIDAGEFLFEGNPVQVHSPRDAAALGIEIVYQDLALCDNLDIVQNMFLGREKKTGIVLDEYAMEELAGKTLASLSVRTVKSVRQQVSSLSGGQRQTVAIAKAVLWNSKVVILDEPTAALGVAQTQQVLELVRRLADRGLAVVLISHNMNDVFAVSDRIAALYLGRMAAQVRTSDVTHGQVVELITAGRSGDLGLDANGANR; encoded by the coding sequence ATGAGTGAAGCATCGCACGGCGATTCGGTGCGGGATGGCAGGGCGCCGGGTGGTCCCGCCACGCCCGTCGTCGAATTACGCGGCCTGCAAAAGAGTTTCGGGCCGGTTCATGTCCTGCACGACGTCGCCTTCGCGGCCTACGCGGGCGAGGTGACCGCGCTCGTCGGCGACAACGGAGCAGGCAAGTCGACGCTGGTCAAATGCATCGGCGGCACGCACCCGATCGATGCGGGTGAATTCCTGTTCGAGGGCAACCCCGTTCAGGTGCACAGCCCGCGGGACGCCGCCGCGCTCGGCATCGAGATCGTGTATCAGGACCTGGCGCTGTGCGACAACCTCGACATCGTGCAGAACATGTTCCTCGGCCGGGAGAAGAAGACCGGCATCGTGCTCGACGAGTACGCGATGGAGGAGCTGGCCGGAAAGACGTTGGCCAGCTTGTCCGTTCGCACGGTCAAGAGCGTCCGGCAGCAGGTGTCGAGCCTGTCCGGCGGGCAGCGGCAGACGGTGGCGATCGCCAAGGCCGTGCTCTGGAACAGCAAGGTGGTGATCCTGGACGAACCGACCGCCGCGCTGGGTGTGGCCCAAACCCAGCAGGTGCTCGAACTGGTGCGCAGGTTGGCGGACCGAGGCCTGGCCGTGGTGCTCATCTCGCACAACATGAACGACGTTTTCGCGGTGTCGGATCGGATCGCGGCGCTCTACCTGGGGCGGATGGCGGCGCAGGTGCGGACCTCCGACGTGACGCACGGCCAAGTCGTGGAACTCATTACGGCAGGGCGCAGCGGCGATCTCGGCCTGGACGCGAACGGAGCCAACCGATGA